One genomic window of Camelina sativa cultivar DH55 chromosome 5, Cs, whole genome shotgun sequence includes the following:
- the LOC104785232 gene encoding UDP-N-acetylglucosamine--dolichyl-phosphate N-acetylglucosaminephosphotransferase, producing MAARKRASTMSVSNKPDPAEPKSAPPEQKMTRKTVAASGEEFRLAPPKLGVIFVISTLLCSLYLYLLCFHYKVENELKRSILINAGLSLVGFFVTLKMIPVAARYVLRRNMFGFDINKRGTPQGDNKVPESLGIVVGVVFLIVAIIFQYFNFTEDSNWLVEYNAALASICFMILLGFVDDVLDVPWRVKLVLPTFATLPLLMAYAGHTTIVIPKPLVAFIGLEVLDLGRIYKLYMGLLAVFCTNSINIHAGLNGLEIGQTVVIAAAILIHNVMQIGSSTDPEYHQAHAFSIFLTQPLMATSLAMLAYNWYPSSVFVGDTYTVFAGMTMAVVGILGHFSETLLIFFLPQVLNFLLSLPQLAGIVKCPRHRLPRYDTATGLLTGTKDGTLVNVYLRLFGPKSEKSLCIHLLVFQALACAFCFILRHFLAGWYK from the exons ATGGCAGCTCGTAAGAGAGCTTCCACGATGTCAGTGTCCAACAAACCGGATCCAGCGGAACCCAAATCAGCGCCACCGGAGCAGAAGATGACTCGAAAGACCGTTGCTGCTTCCGGTGAGGAGTTCCGTCTCGCGCCGCCGAAACTGGGAGTGATCTTTGTGATCTCTACTCTTCTCTGTTCTCTCTATCTCTACCTTCTCTGTTTTCACTATAAGGTTGAAAACGAGCTCAAACGCTCGATTCTGATAAACGCGGGGCTTAGCTTGGTTGGGTTCTTCGTCACACTCAAGATGATTCCTGTTGCTGCCAGATACGTTCTTAGGCGTAAcatgtttggttttgatattaacAAAAGAGGCACTCCTCAAGGTGATAATAAAGT GCCTGAATCATTGGGTATTGTTGTGGGAGTTGTCTTCTTGATCGTGGCGATCATATTTCAGTATTTCAATTTTACTGAAGATTCAAAT TGGCTTGTGGAGTATAATGCAGCACTAGCGTCTATATGCTTCATGATTTTGCTTGGATTTGTAGATGATGTCCTTGATGTGCCTTGGAGAGT GAAACTTGTCCTGCCAACTTTTGCTACCCTTCCATTGCTGATGGCTTATGCTGGACATACGACTATTGTTATACCCAAACCTCTAGTTGCTTTTATTGGCTTGGAAGTGCTTGATCTAG GAcgtatatataagttatatatgGGGTTACTTGCCGTGTTTTGTACAAACTCTATTAACATACACGCTGGTCTGAATGGCCTTGAAATCGGTCAGACTGTTGTTATTGCTGCTGCT atccTGATACACAATGTTATGCAAATCGGATCATCTACTGATCCCGAGTATCACCAAGCTCATGCCTTCTCGATATTTCTTACTCAACCGCTGATGGCCACGTCCTTGGCAATGCTTGCTTACAATTG GTATCCTTCTTCAGTTTTTGTTGGAGACACTTACACAGTATTCGCTGGGATGACTATGGCAGTTGTTGGCATTCTTGGTCACTTTAG TGAAACCctcctcatcttctttcttccacAAGTTCTGAACTTTCTATTGTCGCTCCCTCAG CTTGCTGGCATTGTGAAATGTCCGCGCCATCGTCTCCCGAG GTATGATACAGCGACCGGATTACTGACCGGCACAAAAGATGGGACACTCGTCAATGTTTACTTGAGGTTGTTTGGTCCTAAATCAGAAAAGTCACTTTGCATCCATCTTCTCGTCTTCCAG GCTTTAGCGTGTGCCTTCTGTTTCATACTTAGACACTTTCTTGCTGGTTGGTACAAGTAA
- the LOC104785235 gene encoding peroxidase 25 encodes MGVKYCYVMIIVLVLVLGKEVRSQSLKNGYYSTSCPKAESIVRSTVQSHFDSDPTISPGLLRLHFHDCFVQGCDGSVLIKGKSAEQAALANLGLRGLEVIDDAKAKLESLCPGVVSCADILALAARDSVDLSDGPSWRVPTGRKDGRISLASEASNLPSPFDSVAIQKQKFLDKGLDTHDLVTLLGAHTIGQTDCLFFRYRLYNFTVTGNSDPTISPSFLTQLKTLCPPNGDGSKRVALDIGSPSKFDESFYKNLRDGNAILESDQRLWSDAETNAVVKKYASRLRGLLGFRFDYEFGKAMIKMSSIDVKTDVDGEVRKVCSKVNY; translated from the exons atGGGAGTCAAGTATTGTTATGTAATGATAATAGTGTTAGTGTTGGTGTTGGGAAAAGAAGTTAGAAGCCAATCGTTAAAAAATGGTTATTATTCAACTTCATGTCCGAAAGCTGAGTCGATAGTAAGATCCACTGTTCAATCTCACTTTGATTCTGATCCCACAATTTCCCCTGGCTTGCTTAGGCTTCATTTCCATGACTGTTTTGTTCAG GGTTGTGATGGTTCGGTGTTAATCAAAGGGAAATCTGCGGAGCAAGCCGCTCTAGCAAATCTCGGTCTAAGAGGGCTGGAAGTAATCGATGATGCAAAAGCCAAGCTCGAGTCGTTGTGTCCAGGAGTTGTGTCATGTGCAGATATACTTGCACTTGCTGCTCGTGACTCTGTCGACTTG AGTGATGGACCAAGCTGGCGAGTACCAACGGGTCGTAAAGACGGGAGAATCTCGTTGGCATCGGAAGCATCGAATCTACCTTCTCCATTCGACTCTGTTGCTATTCAAAAGCAAAAGTTTCTAGATAAAGGATTGGATACTCATGATCTCGTTACTCTTCTCG GTGCACATACAATAGGACAAACCGACTGTCTCTTCTTCCGTTACCGTCTATACAACTTCACTGTGACCGGAAACTCCGACCCAACCATAAGCCCATCGTTTCTTACACAGCTCAAGACTCTTTGTCCTCCCAATGGAGACGGTTCAAAACGTGTAGCTCTTGAC ATCGGCAGTCCCTCAAAATTCGATGAAAGTTTCTACAAGAACTTACGCGACGGCAACGCTATTCTAGAGTCAGACCAACGGCTTTGGTCGGACGCGGAGACAAACGCCGTGGTGAAGAAGTACGCAAGTCGTCTCAGAGGtttgttagggtttaggtttgATTATGAGTTTGGTAAAGCTATGATTAAAATGAGTTCCATTGATGTAAAGACAGACGTGGATGGTGAGGTCAGGAAAGTTTGTTCCAAGGTGAACTACTAg